In one Nocardia tengchongensis genomic region, the following are encoded:
- a CDS encoding non-ribosomal peptide synthetase — translation MTAPRPQPIPLSAGQQGLWLAQKLSPDVPISEAQYIEFHGDLDIELLSRVAIQAGHEFQSGYLRVVETDGEPYQVYDPALGLGASMIDVRGSPDPIAAGVDWMRREYTAPLEMTRDPLVATAIVQVGDQDYLLYSRCHHVALDGYGAMVIVNRIAALYTAGVQGSAAEPTRAADIQALYEADRNYRKSKRFTDDQAYWVDRLADVREESSLAAGPAPARADSVVVINELPAATVGRIDRSAEAVGASPAAVVIAAFGCYLARKTGRDEVLVNIPVSGRTSAVLRRSAGVFVNVVPLPIVLEPADTVATLALRVQSDLVGALRHQRCGLTDIRAAIGTRGEQCRFAGPVVNVMLFDHKLQFGPVTGDFHLLSSGPVEDVLVDVYRIGDPPRTVLHFLANPNLYTDRELSAHCTGFAEFLDEFAAAGSDTELEQVDPRSVAEGAGIRRRRENLAFWRDALADLPEDLPLPFDRPRPAVMSNRSATADFSLSAALVQGLENCARQHDSSLFTVVHGALAVLLARMSGGTDIPVGTPVDGVSGTFANTVVLRTEVDPRESFADLLDRVRQVDLNAFDHADIPFDQVSEQLSRQPWCQVTLAIGQVSEISRSDLQFTLSAPHGEDQLTGAVAFATDVFDAATIDSLVRRWIRILESVAADPMVPVGAIDVLDPAERTDLLTRHGAAPVAPVTLPQLLATAVAVDPEAVAIVAGGRESSYREMDERSNRWARQLIERGIGPEDVVAIAVPRSADSVLAVWAVAKTGAAFLPIDPAHPADRVAHMLADSRAAVGLTVPSVRSRLPEDIDWLTADYLDNGDDRPVTDDDRVRPSRVDDIAYVIYTSGSTGLPKGVAVTHRGLHTCAVEHRDALSIDPSSRTMHLASPSFDVSVLELLFALSAGATMVVAPGDSFGGDELAELLDREHVSHACMTPSTLSTIDHTRWPLPDLGHLVVGGEDYGTELVERWGGNRELFNEYGPTETTIAVTLTSLAARELVTIGHPLRGVSAWILDQRLQPVPVGVAGELYIAGGLLARGYHRRAGLTAERFVACPWLPGARMYRTGDVVRWSPDGAIQHLGRSDFQVKIRGLRIELGEIDAVLTGHESVGFAATIGHRAESGAQSLISYVVAAPGHSIDTVLLAEHLADRVPPYMVPSSIMALDRIPLTPTGKLDRKALPEPVFAADKPYRPPRTPLEQLIAETLADVLHLDTVGIDDSFFALGADSLVATRVAARLGAVLGLEIPVRLLFDATTTAELAARMEQDATTGRRPRAPLTAGPRPDLVPLAPAQQRMWFFNQYDTGSGAYNMPIALRLRGELNVEALRLALIDVLTRHESLRTRYPDHDGMLIQVIESADHVDREPTQIAVPFGELVAAITEFVTEGFDVSTRVPVRARLFRVADAEEPEHVLAIVVHHIAADGFSMAPLARDVATAYASRIRGEVPSWTPLPVQYADYALWQQDTLGSPDDPESLSARQIRYWTQALHGVPEELDLPFDRPRPAVMSNRGATASFSVGARLIRALDEVARQHNSSLFMVIHSALAVLLARMSGSADIPIGTPVAGRGVAELDEMVGMFVNTLVLRTEIDPDESFTDLLGRVRRTDLDAFDHADVPFEQVVDHLVTHRSQARHPVFQVMLAFQNLEPVRLELPDLELSMVDLPTSVSRFDLQFILAQDHDGGDITVTVTYATDLFDAATVDSIDRRWIRILESVAADPAVPVGTIEVLDPAERADLLARHGPPPVAPVTMPDLFAAAVGLDPDAVAIVAGGRQWSYREVDERSNRWARQLIRRGIGPEDVVAIAVPRSVDSVLAVWAVAKTGAAFLPIDPSSPVERIGHIVGDAGAVAGLTVASARSRLPDDDIAWLTPDYLDAGDDLPVTDSDRVRPLRVDDIAYVIYTSGSTGLPKGVAVTHRGLNNGTTERRTALSIEPHSRTLHLAAPSFDVAVMEMLLPLSSGAAMIVAPGDAAGGDALAELLDREHVTHALVTPSVLSTIDDTRWPLPDLGHLVVGGENCGTELVERWGGNRRLVNDYGPTETTIAAIVSSPLVAGESVTIGRPMPGASAWVLDRRLQPVPVGVAGELYIAGGLLARGYHRRAGLTAERFVACPWLPGARMYRTGDVVRWSPDGAIQHLGRSDFQVKIRGLRIELGEIDAVLTGHESVGFAATIGHRAESGAQSLISYVVATPGHSIDTTLVTQYLADHVPSYMVPASIMVLDRIPLTPTGKLDRKALPEPVFAADKPYRAPRTPLEQLIAEAFADVLHLDTVGIDDSFFALGGDSIMSIQLVTRARAAGVVFSPRDVFERTTVARLAEVAVREDASATALPAEPAGAGVGPLPLTPIMRELLERAGSASGRYAQAMMLGLPAGVDRRQLADAVQAVLDRHDMLRARLTQDSDGQWVWEVLPAGAIRADDVLVQVTGQAGLGPDEFHTLASAELDAAADRLDPGAGIVTQVVWFDPVDPAEPGTVLVVVHRSAIDRVSWQALAPDLTAAWARTGAREPLDSAPTGTSMRRWAHGLVEAARRPERAAELELWQAMTAGDDPAIGSRPLDPAIDVVATAHTVRVEVDPEVTAALLTTVPAAFHGMCTTGCWPPWR, via the coding sequence ATGACTGCACCGCGACCACAGCCGATACCCCTGTCCGCTGGGCAGCAAGGATTGTGGCTGGCACAAAAATTGAGTCCGGATGTTCCGATATCCGAGGCGCAATATATCGAGTTCCATGGCGACCTCGACATCGAATTGCTGTCCAGGGTGGCCATTCAAGCCGGTCACGAGTTCCAGTCCGGGTATCTGAGAGTGGTCGAGACCGACGGTGAGCCGTACCAGGTGTACGACCCGGCGCTCGGCCTGGGGGCCTCGATGATCGATGTCCGTGGTTCGCCGGATCCCATTGCAGCAGGCGTGGACTGGATGCGCCGGGAGTACACGGCGCCCTTGGAGATGACCCGGGATCCGCTGGTCGCAACGGCAATCGTGCAGGTGGGGGACCAGGACTACCTGCTGTACTCCAGATGCCATCACGTCGCACTCGACGGCTACGGCGCGATGGTGATCGTGAACCGGATCGCGGCGCTGTACACGGCGGGCGTGCAGGGCAGCGCGGCCGAGCCCACCCGCGCGGCCGATATCCAGGCCCTGTACGAGGCCGATCGCAACTACCGAAAGTCGAAGCGGTTCACCGACGACCAGGCCTACTGGGTGGACAGGCTCGCCGACGTCCGCGAGGAGTCCAGCCTGGCCGCCGGACCGGCGCCCGCGCGCGCCGACAGTGTCGTCGTGATCAACGAACTGCCGGCGGCGACGGTGGGGCGGATCGACCGGTCGGCGGAAGCGGTGGGGGCGAGCCCGGCCGCGGTGGTGATCGCCGCTTTCGGCTGCTACCTGGCCCGCAAGACCGGCCGCGACGAGGTCCTGGTCAACATTCCGGTATCGGGTCGCACGAGTGCCGTGCTGCGGCGATCCGCGGGGGTGTTCGTCAACGTGGTGCCGCTGCCGATCGTCCTCGAGCCGGCCGATACCGTCGCGACGCTGGCGCTGCGGGTGCAGTCCGATCTGGTGGGCGCGCTCCGGCACCAGCGGTGCGGCCTCACCGACATTCGCGCCGCCATCGGGACCCGGGGCGAGCAGTGCCGCTTCGCGGGCCCGGTCGTGAACGTCATGCTGTTCGACCACAAGCTCCAGTTCGGTCCGGTCACCGGGGACTTCCATCTCCTCAGCTCCGGCCCGGTCGAGGATGTGCTGGTCGATGTGTATCGGATCGGGGATCCGCCGCGGACGGTTCTGCACTTCCTGGCGAATCCCAACCTCTACACCGACCGCGAACTGTCCGCGCACTGCACCGGATTCGCGGAGTTCCTCGACGAGTTCGCGGCCGCCGGCTCGGACACCGAGCTGGAACAGGTCGACCCCCGAAGCGTCGCCGAAGGCGCCGGGATTCGCCGCCGCCGTGAGAATCTGGCGTTCTGGCGGGATGCCCTCGCGGATCTTCCCGAAGACCTTCCGCTGCCGTTCGATCGGCCGCGGCCGGCGGTGATGTCGAATCGGAGTGCGACAGCGGATTTTTCGTTGAGCGCGGCATTGGTTCAGGGATTGGAGAATTGCGCACGACAGCATGATTCTTCGTTGTTCACGGTGGTTCACGGTGCGTTGGCGGTATTGCTGGCGCGGATGAGCGGTGGCACCGATATTCCGGTCGGCACACCGGTCGACGGTGTGAGCGGGACATTTGCCAATACCGTGGTATTGCGGACCGAGGTCGATCCACGGGAGTCGTTCGCCGATTTGCTCGATCGGGTTCGGCAGGTGGATCTGAATGCGTTCGACCATGCCGATATTCCGTTCGACCAAGTGTCGGAGCAGCTATCGCGACAACCCTGGTGCCAAGTGACGCTGGCGATCGGCCAGGTCAGTGAAATATCGCGCTCCGACCTGCAATTCACCCTGTCGGCACCCCACGGTGAGGATCAGCTGACCGGCGCGGTCGCCTTCGCCACGGACGTGTTCGATGCCGCGACGATCGATTCCCTTGTCCGTCGGTGGATCCGGATCCTGGAGTCGGTGGCCGCCGATCCGATGGTCCCGGTCGGGGCGATCGACGTGCTCGACCCCGCCGAGCGAACCGATCTGCTGACCCGGCACGGTGCAGCCCCGGTGGCGCCGGTCACCCTGCCCCAACTGCTGGCCACCGCGGTCGCGGTGGATCCCGAGGCGGTGGCGATCGTCGCCGGAGGGCGGGAGTCGAGCTACCGCGAAATGGATGAGCGTTCGAATCGGTGGGCTCGGCAACTGATCGAGCGCGGCATCGGTCCGGAGGATGTCGTCGCGATCGCGGTGCCGCGTTCCGCGGACTCGGTGCTGGCGGTGTGGGCGGTGGCCAAGACGGGGGCCGCCTTCCTGCCGATCGATCCGGCCCATCCGGCCGATCGGGTCGCCCACATGCTGGCCGATTCGAGGGCGGCGGTCGGCCTGACCGTGCCATCCGTGCGCTCCCGGCTACCTGAGGACATCGATTGGCTGACAGCGGATTACCTCGACAATGGCGACGATCGGCCTGTCACCGACGATGATCGGGTGCGTCCGTCGCGGGTCGACGATATCGCGTATGTCATCTACACCTCCGGATCGACCGGGCTGCCCAAGGGTGTGGCCGTAACCCATCGCGGACTGCACACCTGCGCCGTCGAACACCGTGATGCCCTGAGCATCGACCCATCCTCCCGCACAATGCATCTGGCCTCACCAAGCTTCGACGTCTCGGTGCTGGAACTGCTGTTCGCGCTGAGCGCGGGCGCGACGATGGTCGTCGCACCCGGCGACAGCTTCGGCGGCGACGAACTGGCCGAGCTGCTGGACCGCGAACACGTCAGTCATGCGTGTATGACGCCCTCGACCCTTTCGACCATCGACCACACCCGGTGGCCCCTACCGGATCTGGGGCATCTGGTGGTCGGTGGCGAAGACTACGGCACCGAGTTGGTCGAACGGTGGGGTGGGAATCGGGAACTGTTCAACGAATACGGTCCCACCGAGACCACGATCGCCGTCACGCTGACCTCCTTGGCGGCGCGGGAGCTGGTCACGATCGGCCATCCCCTGCGCGGCGTCTCGGCCTGGATCCTCGATCAGCGGTTGCAGCCGGTGCCGGTGGGTGTGGCCGGTGAGTTGTACATCGCCGGTGGTCTCTTGGCTCGGGGCTACCACCGACGGGCGGGGCTGACAGCGGAGCGGTTCGTGGCATGCCCATGGCTGCCGGGTGCGCGCATGTACCGGACCGGTGATGTGGTCCGCTGGTCGCCCGACGGTGCGATCCAACACCTCGGCCGATCCGACTTCCAAGTCAAGATCCGAGGGCTCCGGATCGAACTCGGCGAGATCGATGCCGTGCTGACCGGTCACGAAAGTGTCGGCTTCGCCGCCACGATCGGCCATCGCGCCGAATCGGGAGCCCAGTCCCTGATCTCGTACGTCGTTGCCGCGCCGGGACATTCGATCGACACCGTACTGTTGGCGGAACATCTCGCCGATCGTGTTCCGCCCTACATGGTCCCGTCCTCGATCATGGCGCTGGACCGGATCCCGTTGACGCCGACCGGCAAGCTCGATCGAAAAGCGTTGCCCGAACCGGTGTTCGCCGCCGACAAGCCCTACCGGCCACCCCGAACGCCGCTCGAGCAACTCATCGCCGAGACCCTCGCCGACGTGCTCCATCTCGACACCGTCGGCATCGACGACTCCTTCTTCGCGCTCGGCGCGGACAGTCTGGTCGCGACCCGCGTCGCGGCGCGCCTCGGGGCCGTGCTCGGTCTCGAGATCCCGGTGCGGCTGCTGTTCGATGCGACCACGACCGCGGAACTGGCCGCCCGGATGGAACAGGATGCGACGACGGGGCGGCGGCCCCGAGCGCCGCTGACCGCCGGCCCGCGCCCCGATCTGGTGCCGTTGGCGCCGGCGCAGCAACGCATGTGGTTCTTCAACCAGTACGACACCGGCTCCGGGGCATACAACATGCCGATCGCCCTGCGGCTGCGTGGCGAGCTGAACGTCGAGGCCCTGCGACTGGCGTTGATCGACGTGCTGACCCGGCACGAATCGCTGCGAACGCGGTACCCGGATCACGACGGGATGCTGATCCAGGTGATCGAATCCGCCGACCACGTGGACCGTGAGCCCACGCAGATCGCGGTCCCGTTCGGCGAATTGGTCGCGGCGATCACCGAATTCGTGACCGAGGGCTTCGATGTGAGCACCCGGGTGCCGGTGCGGGCCCGGCTGTTCCGGGTCGCCGATGCCGAGGAGCCGGAACATGTGCTGGCCATCGTGGTGCATCACATCGCCGCGGACGGCTTCTCGATGGCGCCGCTGGCGCGTGACGTGGCGACCGCGTACGCCTCCCGGATCCGCGGTGAGGTTCCGTCGTGGACACCGCTGCCCGTCCAGTACGCCGACTATGCCCTGTGGCAGCAGGACACCTTGGGTTCGCCGGACGACCCGGAATCGCTGAGCGCCCGCCAGATTCGCTATTGGACACAAGCTTTGCACGGCGTGCCCGAGGAGCTCGATCTGCCGTTCGACCGGCCGCGGCCGGCGGTGATGTCGAATCGGGGTGCGACGGCAAGTTTCTCGGTCGGTGCGAGGTTGATCCGAGCCTTGGACGAGGTCGCGCGGCAGCACAATTCGTCGCTGTTCATGGTGATTCACAGCGCCTTGGCGGTGCTGCTCGCCCGGATGAGCGGGTCCGCCGATATTCCGATCGGCACGCCGGTCGCGGGGCGCGGTGTGGCGGAGCTCGACGAGATGGTCGGGATGTTCGTCAATACGCTGGTGTTGCGGACCGAGATCGATCCGGACGAGTCCTTCACCGATCTGCTGGGCCGGGTGCGGCGGACCGATCTGGATGCCTTCGATCATGCCGATGTCCCGTTCGAGCAAGTGGTGGACCACCTGGTCACGCACCGGTCCCAGGCTCGCCATCCGGTGTTCCAGGTGATGCTGGCGTTCCAGAATCTGGAGCCGGTGCGGCTGGAGCTGCCCGATCTCGAACTGTCGATGGTGGATCTCCCCACCAGCGTGTCCCGCTTCGATCTGCAATTCATCCTCGCGCAGGACCACGACGGCGGTGACATCACGGTGACGGTCACCTACGCCACGGATCTGTTCGATGCCGCGACGGTGGATTCCATCGACCGACGATGGATTCGGATACTCGAGTCGGTGGCTGCCGATCCGGCGGTACCGGTCGGGACGATCGAGGTCCTCGACCCCGCCGAACGAGCCGACCTGCTCGCCCGCCACGGTCCACCTCCCGTCGCGCCGGTCACGATGCCCGATCTGTTCGCGGCCGCGGTCGGGTTGGATCCCGATGCCGTGGCGATCGTGGCCGGGGGACGGCAGTGGAGCTACCGGGAGGTGGACGAGCGTTCGAATCGGTGGGCTCGGCAGCTCATTCGGCGCGGGATAGGTCCGGAAGATGTCGTCGCCATCGCTGTACCGCGTTCGGTGGATTCGGTGCTGGCGGTGTGGGCGGTGGCCAAAACCGGAGCCGCGTTCCTGCCGATCGATCCGAGCAGCCCGGTCGAACGCATCGGTCACATCGTGGGCGACGCGGGAGCGGTTGCCGGTCTGACGGTGGCATCGGCACGTTCTCGGCTGCCCGATGACGATATCGCTTGGCTGACACCGGATTACCTCGATGCGGGCGACGATCTCCCGGTCACCGACAGTGATCGGGTCCGTCCGCTGCGGGTCGACGACATCGCCTACGTCATCTACACCTCCGGATCGACCGGACTACCCAAGGGCGTCGCGGTCACCCATCGCGGATTGAACAACGGCACCACCGAACGCCGCACCGCACTGAGCATCGAACCCCACAGCCGCACATTGCATCTGGCCGCACCGAGCTTCGATGTCGCGGTGATGGAGATGCTGTTGCCGTTGAGTTCGGGCGCGGCGATGATCGTCGCACCCGGCGATGCCGCGGGCGGCGACGCCCTGGCAGAACTCCTCGACCGTGAACACGTCACCCACGCCTTGGTCACCCCCTCCGTCCTGTCCACGATCGACGACACTCGCTGGCCGTTGCCGGATCTGGGGCATCTGGTCGTCGGTGGCGAAAACTGTGGCACCGAACTGGTCGAGCGCTGGGGTGGGAATCGCCGGCTGGTGAACGACTACGGACCCACCGAGACCACCATCGCCGCGATCGTGAGTTCCCCGCTGGTAGCCGGTGAATCGGTCACGATCGGTCGCCCGATGCCGGGCGCCTCGGCGTGGGTGCTGGATCGGCGGTTGCAGCCGGTGCCGGTGGGTGTGGCCGGTGAGTTGTACATCGCCGGTGGTCTCTTGGCTCGGGGCTACCACCGACGGGCGGGGCTGACAGCGGAGCGGTTCGTGGCATGCCCATGGCTGCCGGGTGCGCGCATGTACCGGACCGGTGATGTGGTCCGCTGGTCGCCCGACGGTGCGATCCAACACCTCGGCCGATCCGACTTCCAAGTCAAGATCCGAGGGCTCCGGATCGAACTCGGCGAGATCGATGCCGTGCTGACCGGTCACGAAAGTGTCGGCTTCGCCGCCACGATCGGCCATCGCGCCGAATCGGGAGCCCAGTCCCTGATCTCGTACGTCGTTGCCACACCCGGGCATTCGATCGACACCACGCTGGTGACGCAGTATCTCGCCGATCACGTGCCCTCGTACATGGTTCCGGCCTCGATCATGGTGCTGGACCGGATCCCCTTGACCCCGACCGGCAAGCTCGATCGAAAAGCGTTGCCCGAACCGGTGTTCGCCGCCGACAAGCCCTATCGGGCGCCCCGGACGCCGCTCGAGCAACTCATCGCCGAGGCCTTCGCCGACGTGCTCCATCTCGACACCGTCGGCATCGACGACTCCTTCTTCGCGCTCGGCGGCGACAGCATCATGTCGATCCAGTTGGTGACCCGGGCCCGAGCGGCAGGCGTGGTGTTCTCCCCCCGCGACGTGTTCGAGCGCACGACGGTCGCCAGACTCGCCGAGGTCGCCGTCCGCGAGGATGCCTCGGCGACAGCGCTTCCGGCGGAACCGGCCGGCGCGGGCGTGGGACCGCTACCGCTGACGCCGATCATGCGCGAGTTGCTCGAGCGGGCCGGGTCGGCGTCCGGCCGGTACGCGCAGGCGATGATGCTGGGTCTGCCGGCGGGAGTCGACCGGCGGCAGCTCGCCGACGCCGTGCAGGCGGTCCTCGATCGGCACGACATGCTGCGCGCGCGATTGACCCAGGACTCCGACGGGCAGTGGGTATGGGAGGTGTTGCCCGCCGGAGCAATTCGCGCTGACGACGTTCTGGTTCAGGTGACCGGGCAGGCAGGGCTGGGGCCCGACGAGTTCCATACGCTCGCGTCGGCCGAGCTGGATGCCGCCGCGGACCGGCTCGATCCGGGAGCCGGGATCGTGACACAGGTGGTCTGGTTCGACCCCGTGGACCCGGCGGAGCCGGGCACAGTGCTCGTGGTCGTGCATCGTTCAGCGATCGATCGCGTTTCCTGGCAGGCGCTGGCGCCTGATCTCACGGCCGCGTGGGCGCGGACCGGCGCCCGGGAGCCACTCGATTCGGCCCCGACCGGAACGTCCATGCGCCGGTGGGCGCACGGTCTGGTCGAGGCGGCCCGACGTCCGGAGCGCGCCGCCGAGCTCGAACTCTGGCAGGCGATGACCGCCGGAGACGACCCGGCGATCGGGTCACGGCCGCTCGACCCCGCGATCGACGTTGTCGCCACCGCCCATACGGTCCGGGTCGAGGTGGACCCCGAGGTGACCGCTGCCCTGCTGACCACCGTGCCCGCGGCCTTCCACGGCATGTGCACGACGGGCTGCTGGCCACCTTGGCGGTAA